The following are from one region of the Candidatus Eremiobacterota bacterium genome:
- a CDS encoding cell division protein FtsK, producing LSFAVKTRDAAVAALGEGIHEYPSYCPTTLQSPEYVGVATAAIRTGHDPFVRLRVPEISEQAAAARAVQTAASAGLQRESRELSLV from the coding sequence CTGTCCTTCGCGGTGAAAACACGAGATGCGGCAGTGGCCGCGCTGGGCGAGGGTATCCACGAGTACCCGTCTTACTGCCCGACGACTCTGCAGAGTCCTGAATATGTCGGCGTCGCAACGGCGGCGATCCGCACGGGCCATGACCCGTTTGTCCGGCTGAGAGTGCCGGAAATCAGCGAGCAAGCAGCCGCCGCAAGAGCGGTACAGACGGCCGCGAGTGCCGGTCTGCAGCGCGAATCGCGCGAACTTTCCCTGGTCTGA